The genomic region CTGAGTGTGTCCACTGGGGGAAACCAGACGAGTCCTCCTGTAACATCAGCTATGTCGTCCCctgggacagtggagtttactggtgtgagtccagagagggatcaaccagtagcatcatcaacatcactgtctctggtaagatcagactgtggagttagtgttgatgagtctgtgtggaaatggatgaaatgctgtagtttgtctctgtgttgaggtggatcagtgatcctgcagagtcctgtcctccctgtgatggagggacatgatgtcactctgcactgtcaaacaaagagccctccctccaagctcccagctgatttctataaagatggctccctcatcaggactgagcctacaggtcacatgaccatccaccatgttaccaagtctgatgaaggcctctacaagtgtcacatcagcagtcatggagagtctccacccagctggatctctgtcacaggtaaGACAGCTGTGCCGACATTAAGTCTTCGTAGGTTAGCTGTAGAAAGGTGGGGCATCACTGCAGGTGGGTCTGTCAAACTTCAGGCTGAGGTTCAGCAATAAAGTGCTGAGATGAAGTGAGGCGGCCACAGCACAGAGCTAATGTTAGGTGATTAAAATGGGCTGGTAACACACCTGAGAACAGTCTGTCAGACTTCAGATCTTCATTTTGACCAGGTGTATTTCTCTCTCCAGGTAAACCTACAGCCACAGCCCCGCCCACCAACAGAGCACCTCCTCATGCCTTGGTCTCCAGactggtcctccacctggtggttttcTGTCTCTACTTCATCTGTACTGTACTCATGGTGTCTTTGTATCGACACAGACTCACAGGTACAACTTTTGATATATTTACtgacttttttacttttctgacaTAAAAGtacttaaaaaatattttacaaatgtttataaatacttttttatacaCATGAAAACTCCAGGCATCACACAAGACAATAGAATCTATCAGTCACCATCTCGTATAAAGAAAGAGCCATGTTATAAGTGAACAATACTGTGATCAGACGCCCTCTGTAAACTCTTCTTCTCACTACAGAAACTTATCTGTCCGACTCCATGGAAATACCCCTGAACATCCAGCTGAGAATGGATTAGTTGAAGTCTCCAGCGAACATGACTTCTAAGCCGATCAGAGACAATAGTCATGATGGTACCTCTGTAGCTGTGGTAATTATTAATCTAGGTGAACTAAAATCCTAAAGGTATTCCTCAGGAGTCAATTCTTGGGCCTCTTGTATTCAATATTTACATCTTTTAGCTCATATTTATAACATATTTTACTGCACATATGCTGATGATGCACATTTCTACAGTAGCAGTGTCACAGATGATGACAGTCCCTCAGAGACACCGAACACATAACACATTACAAAATTCTACAATCAAACACAGATTAAACCAAAGACATTATTTTTGTCCTAAAGAGGAAATACTAAAAATACATGTTGTTGTAAGAGACTGGACCCCGACCTGATTGTGATAGTCATGtaaagatatacagtatataatcaGTTTACTACCATCTTAAGAACAAAGCGAGAGGTTTCCTGTCTGAACAAGTCATCAGACTGAActattgtagtggagtattcACAGGCTATAGGTAAAAATCAATGGGGCAGTGAATTGACAAAGCTGCTGCCAGAGTCACTAACACCTGGAAAGTCGCACCAGTCGTAGTTAATAATCTATAAAACCTTTAAGGGTTTGGGGCCCGAATGCAGTTTGTATTTGCTCTTAAATTATGAAGCTATGAGACATTTGAGGTCCACTGGGAAACTTCACCTAATACTGAAAACACTACTTTTCACTGCATAATTCTTATGTAGAAATGATTCagaatcttttttgttttattttattgctctTTTTGTATCTTTTATTAATCTGCCTGTGATTTTATATCTTTTCATGTACTTAACATACTTTAATGTTGTGATGCCACTctatgcatgcatgtatgtattttcctgttttgctgTTATTATCTGTGTGccttaaatgtgttaatataaatatatttacctTTTCCAGTTTTGGTCATTTTAGGTTCCTCTGACATAATTATTTGTCTCTATGTGGTCAGTTAGAGTCAATTAGAGTCTCCTGGTaccaaacaaagcaaacaaaaccacaacaaaagtTCAATTTGCAGCAATAATTTATTGAAGTTTTACCCCAACACCTCCACAGACTCCACAGAGCCCTGGATTATATCTTTAAAGGACTAGTTCGCTGTATTAAACCCTGGTGAACAGGTTTAATTGACATGAGACTGACTCTAATGTCCCTGATTTCTTTGTCATAATTATTGGAGTATtgttaaatatctaaatattgaAAGCGTCTTTTTATTCCACAAGGAAAAAGCACAAAAGTAAagtgagacacaaacagtgATATGTGTTTAATTCATATCACTGTCCTCATCTTTCAGAGTCATCCTGAGAGAACCGTCAGGTTTGTTCCTGTTCATTTCCAGTTGTGAAGAAAGTTTTAATGGGTGCCTGATAATTCACTCAGCACTAATTAAGACATTAAGTCAGTCAGCACTAATTAAACTGTTGATTAACTACATTAGTTAAGTCAATCAGCACTAATTAAACTGTTGATTAACTACATTAGTTAAGTCAATCAGCACTAATTCAACTGTTGATTAACTACATTAGTTAAGTCAATCAGCACTAATTCAACTGTTGATTAACTACATTAATTAAGTCAATCAACACTAATTAAACTGTTGattaactaaattaattaagtCAATCAACACTAATTAAACTGTTGATTAACTACATTAGTTAAGTCAATCAGCACTAATTCAACTGTTGATTAACTACATTAATTAAGTCAATCAGCACTAATTAAACTGTTGATTAACTACATTAATTAAGTCAATCAACACTAATTAAACTGTTGATTAACTACATTAATTAAGTCAATCAGCACTAATTACGTGTTCTCATTCAGCCGTCTACATTCACGTCTGTGCCGTTAATGTCTGTGTGGTCCCAACGTGGAAGGAGAttgaaggtcagaggtcagatgaGAGGTGTCTGTAGTTGCTATGGTGACATAAAACAGCTGTCGATCAAACAGAGGGGATGAAAACGGAGGTGGTGTCACCCATTACCGTAAAAACATCATGGTGAGAAGACCTGTGGAGAGACAGATAATCAGACTTCCTAACTTCTTCACCACCTCGTCTACTTCTAAACCTTCCTTGCTGTTTCCCTCTCTAGCTCCTTGTTTCCTTCGACTCCTGTCCCATCCTTAACTGCCACCTCAGTTCCTTCTCTACCACTAAGAGACGTATGTGTGTTACagacgtgtgtatgtgtgtgtgtgtgtgttacagacgtgtgtgtgtgtgtattacccAGTGTGTAGGCACAGGCCAGCTTCTGATTCGTGGAG from Anabas testudineus chromosome 18, fAnaTes1.2, whole genome shotgun sequence harbors:
- the LOC113166625 gene encoding Fc receptor-like protein 5, with product MERTLLLLLPLLLCLITALCCRHTQAHLSVSPSSSQFFSWTSVSLSCEEDDSAAGWTLKRNTTKDNRTECVHWGKPDESSCNISYVVPWDSGVYWCESREGSTSSIINITVSGGSVILQSPVLPVMEGHDVTLHCQTKSPPSKLPADFYKDGSLIRTEPTGHMTIHHVTKSDEGLYKCHISSHGESPPSWISVTGKPTATAPPTNRAPPHALVSRLVLHLVVFCLYFICTVLMVSLYRHRLTETYLSDSMEIPLNIQLRMD